From Vitis vinifera cultivar Pinot Noir 40024 chromosome 14, ASM3070453v1, a single genomic window includes:
- the LOC100240821 gene encoding intermediate cleaving peptidase 55, mitochondrial: MQILRRKLLQRSSFIQGVGRCGYCSKNIVDAGQPTPASHPQLLNEGEITPGITSEEYVSRRKRLLELLPENSLAIVASAPVKMMTDVVPYTFRQDADYSYLTGCQQPGGIAVLGHECGLCMFMPESHPHDVIWQGQIAGVDTALDTFKAEKAYPMSKLKEILPGMMGRSSKLVHNVKTAIPTYMEMEAFQKAAYSGKVKDLSVYTHELRWVKSPAELKLLRESASIACQALLQTMFHSKTYPYESMLSAKVEYECKMRGAQRMAFNPVVGGGPNASVIHYSRNDQKVKDGDLVLMDIGCELHGYLSDLTRTWPPCGFFSAAQRELYDLILETNKECVKLCRPGTSIRQIHHYSAEKLLHGLKELGILKDSRNIYHSYHQLNPTNIGHYLGMDVHDCHSLGDDQPLKPGVVITIEPGIYIPSFFDGPERFRGIGIRIEDEVLITETGYEVLTGSMPKEVKHIETLLNNFCHGVNTENQNNMRAASIS, translated from the exons atgCAGATTCTCCGAAGAAAACTTCTGCAAAGGAGCTCATTCATACAA GGAGTTGGAAGATGCGGGTATTGTTCAAAAAATATCGTGGATGCAGGGCAGCCAACCCCTGCATCTCACCCTCAG TTACTAAATGAAGGGGAGATCACACCTGGCATAACTAGCGAAGAATATGTCTCAAGGAGAAAAAGATTGTTGGAGCTTCTTCCTGAGAACAGTTTAGCCATCGTTGCATCTGCTCCTGTAAAGATGATGACAGATGTGGTGCCTTACACTTTTCGACAAGATGCTGATTATTCATATCTTACTGGCTGTCAGCAACCTGGTGGCATAGCAGTTTTAGGTCATGAGTGTGGCCTATGCATGTTCATGCCGGAATCACACCCTCAT GATGTTATTTGGCAAGGGCAGATTGCGGGAGTTGACACAGCTTTGGACACATTCAAAGCTGAAAAAGCATATCCAATGAGTAAATTAAAAGAG ATTCTTCCTGGCATGATGGGAAGATCCTCCAAATTGGTTCACAATGTGAAGACAGCCATACCAACTTATATGGAAATGGAGGCCTTTCAAAAGGCTGCTTACAGTGGCAAAGTAAAAGATCTTTCTGTATACACTCATGAATTGCGGTGGGTAAAATCACCGGCAGAGCTGAAGTTATTGAGAGAGTCTGCATCGATTGCTTGCCAG GCTCTTTTGCAGACAATGTTTCACTCGAAAACATATCCTTATGAGAGTATGCTATCGGCTAAGGTTGAATATGAGTGCAAAATGCGAGGGGCCCAAAGAATGGC ATTCAACCCTGTGGTTGGTGGTGGCCCTAATGCTAGCGTCATACATTATTCTCGAAATGATCAGAAG GTTAAAGACGGGGACCTTGTTTTGATGGACATTGGATGTGAGTTGCATGGATATCTTAGTGATCTTACTCGTACATGGCCACCCTGTGGCTTCTTTTCTGCAGCCCAA AGGGAACTTTATGATCTTATCTTAGAGACAAACAAGGAATGTGTGAAGCTCTGCAGACCTGGCACAAGCATTCGACAAATACACCACTATTCG GCTGAAAAGCTACTCCATGGACTCAAGGAGTTAGGAATTTTGAAAGACAGTCGGAATATTTATCACAGCTACCATCAGCTGAACCCTACTAATATAG GTCACTATCTAGGAATGGATGTTCACGACTGCCATTCACTTGGGGATGACCAGCCCTTGAAGCCAGGTGTT GTGATAACAATTGAGCCAGGAATTTACATCCCATCTTTCTTTGATGGTCCAGAGAG GTTTCGAGGGATTGGAATAAGGATTGAGGATGAGGTCCTTATCACAGAAACAGGATATGAG GTCCTAACTGGGTCGATGCCAAAAGAAGTTAAGCATATCGAGACATTGCTAAACAACTTCTGCCATGGAGTAAATACAGAGAACCAAAACAATATGAGAGCTGCATCCATTTCATGA